One stretch of Vulgatibacter sp. DNA includes these proteins:
- a CDS encoding ABC transporter permease, which translates to MIGYVLRRLLVSGFVLLGLALLAFALVRLVPGDTVTAFLGARYDEADAAALRNRYGLDRPLPVQFGRWLGGVVQGDLGTSTTGRPVAAEIAERLPVTLELAAIALLVALAAGVPLGIVAALRPGSATDRLASGTGLLGISMPGFWLATVLILVFALELRWLPPGGWVSPLADPAANLRSMLLPGLALGAAVTGVLLRMTRSAMLEALQADHVRTAKAMGLGPLAVLLRHALRPALVPILTVLGIQAGYLLGGSVVIEQVFSLPGIGQLAFQALERRDYVLLQAVVLLIGTAFVAINLAVDLLYGLVDPRITEGQR; encoded by the coding sequence GTGATCGGCTACGTCCTCCGCAGGCTCCTCGTCTCGGGCTTCGTTCTCCTCGGCCTCGCGCTACTCGCCTTCGCGCTGGTGCGTCTCGTCCCCGGCGACACCGTCACCGCGTTCCTCGGCGCCCGCTACGACGAGGCGGACGCTGCGGCGCTCCGCAACCGCTACGGCCTCGACCGCCCGCTGCCGGTGCAATTCGGCCGCTGGCTGGGCGGGGTGGTGCAGGGGGATCTCGGCACCTCCACCACCGGCAGACCGGTTGCCGCGGAGATCGCCGAGCGGCTCCCGGTGACGCTGGAACTCGCGGCGATCGCGCTCCTCGTCGCCCTCGCCGCAGGCGTCCCGCTGGGGATCGTGGCGGCGCTGCGCCCGGGCAGCGCCACCGACAGACTCGCCTCCGGCACCGGCCTTCTCGGGATCTCCATGCCCGGCTTCTGGCTCGCCACGGTCCTCATCCTCGTCTTCGCGCTCGAGCTGCGCTGGCTGCCGCCGGGCGGCTGGGTGTCGCCGCTCGCCGATCCCGCCGCCAACCTGCGATCGATGCTGCTGCCGGGCCTCGCTCTCGGCGCTGCCGTCACCGGCGTGCTGCTCCGCATGACCCGCTCCGCAATGCTCGAGGCGCTGCAGGCGGACCACGTGCGCACCGCGAAGGCGATGGGCCTGGGGCCGCTCGCCGTGCTGCTGCGCCACGCGCTCCGCCCGGCCCTGGTGCCGATCCTCACCGTGCTCGGGATCCAGGCGGGCTACCTCCTCGGCGGCTCGGTGGTGATCGAGCAGGTCTTCTCCCTGCCGGGGATCGGGCAGCTCGCCTTCCAGGCGCTGGAGCGCCGCGACTACGTACTCCTCCAGGCGGTGGTGCTCCTCATCGGCACCGCCTTCGTGGCGATCAACCTCGCCGTCGATCTGCTCTACGGCCTGGTCGATCCCCGGATCACCGAGGGGCAGCGATGA
- a CDS encoding ABC transporter substrate-binding protein — MEGRAIGRSLWFFVAATVLLAGAFGCSVPAQRDADAIVVALQADGKTLDPHRAVDAGSIRLAENLYESLLSYGAAYGEVAPGLARDWSVEEGGRVVRLLLRPGARFRDGRQVTAADVAWSIERIRREKIRAAHFAKVRSIETPDEGTVILRLDEPFAPLLTYLAHPMNAVVDRRVVEANDGRIDAVDAGSGPFALVEWRRDRHLVMRRVADGQRVIFRPIADESARSIALRTGHVDLVLDVPARDVPLLEADPAIVVGSVPGTFWEYVGMNCRRPPFDDVRVRQAVALAIDRDQLIRLVKLGEAERLAGGHIPRSHWAYAPIAPHAQARPAEARALLAEAGHPQGFETTLIVGSAFPYQVRAGEVVKQQLAAAGIRVRLVALESSLFFDALGSSDFDMGLAGWVGFVDPDEWTWELFHSAGKYNQQQCGLPALDELLEQGRVTVDRAARAATYRAVQALVVEDAPMAFLHLNRQISAWRRELHGYRVHPTATTRSLRHARIER, encoded by the coding sequence GTGGAGGGTAGGGCGATCGGGCGGTCTCTGTGGTTCTTCGTCGCGGCAACGGTGCTGCTCGCCGGCGCCTTCGGCTGCAGCGTGCCCGCGCAGCGGGACGCCGACGCGATCGTCGTCGCCCTGCAGGCGGACGGAAAGACCCTCGACCCCCACCGGGCCGTCGACGCGGGCTCGATCCGCCTCGCCGAGAACCTCTACGAGAGCCTGCTCTCCTACGGCGCCGCCTACGGCGAGGTCGCGCCGGGCCTGGCCCGCGACTGGTCGGTGGAGGAGGGCGGCAGGGTCGTCCGGCTCCTGCTGCGCCCCGGTGCGCGCTTCCGCGACGGGAGGCAGGTCACCGCCGCGGACGTCGCCTGGTCGATCGAGCGGATCCGCCGGGAGAAGATTCGCGCGGCCCACTTCGCGAAGGTCCGGTCGATCGAGACGCCCGACGAGGGGACGGTGATCCTCCGCCTGGACGAACCCTTCGCGCCGCTGCTCACCTATCTCGCCCACCCGATGAACGCGGTGGTGGACCGCCGGGTGGTGGAGGCGAACGACGGGCGGATCGACGCCGTCGACGCGGGCAGCGGCCCCTTCGCGCTGGTGGAGTGGAGGCGGGATCGACACCTCGTCATGCGCCGCGTCGCCGACGGCCAGCGGGTGATCTTCCGGCCGATCGCCGACGAGTCGGCGCGGAGCATCGCGCTCCGCACCGGACATGTCGATCTCGTCCTCGACGTCCCCGCCCGCGACGTGCCGCTGCTCGAGGCCGATCCGGCGATCGTGGTGGGATCGGTGCCGGGTACGTTCTGGGAATACGTGGGGATGAATTGCAGGCGGCCGCCCTTCGACGACGTCCGGGTGCGGCAGGCGGTGGCGCTGGCGATCGATCGCGACCAGCTGATCCGGCTGGTGAAGCTGGGGGAGGCGGAGCGCCTCGCCGGAGGGCACATCCCCCGGTCCCACTGGGCCTACGCGCCGATCGCACCCCACGCGCAGGCGCGTCCAGCGGAGGCCCGGGCGCTCCTCGCGGAGGCGGGGCATCCGCAGGGTTTCGAGACCACGCTGATCGTGGGTTCGGCCTTCCCCTACCAGGTGCGCGCCGGCGAGGTGGTCAAGCAGCAGCTCGCCGCTGCCGGCATCCGGGTCCGGCTGGTCGCGCTCGAGTCGAGCCTCTTCTTCGATGCGTTGGGCAGCAGCGATTTCGACATGGGACTGGCGGGCTGGGTGGGCTTCGTCGATCCGGACGAGTGGACCTGGGAGCTCTTCCACTCCGCAGGCAAATACAACCAGCAGCAATGCGGGCTGCCGGCGCTGGACGAGCTCCTCGAGCAGGGGCGGGTGACGGTCGATCGCGCGGCGCGCGCCGCGACCTACCGCGCCGTGCAGGCGCTCGTGGTCGAGGACGCGCCGATGGCCTTCCTCCATCTCAACCGCCAGATCTCCGCGTGGAGGCGGGAGCTCCACGGCTACCGCGTCCATCCCACCGCGACCACGCGCAGCCTGCGCCACGCGAGGATCGAGCGGTGA
- a CDS encoding ABC transporter ATP-binding protein codes for MGEVEVHALRGVDFDLREGEFLVLLGPSGSGKSTLLNILGGLDVPTSGSVRYRDRELAAADEAGLTAFRRKHVGFVFQFYNLIASLTARENVALVTEIADHPMAPEEALRLVGLAHRLDHFPSQLSGGEQQRVAIARAVAKNPDILLCDEPTGALDIHTGKVVLEALRRANRELGTATAVITHNAAIAKMADRVVSIADGRIAHEERNLHPLGPAEIEW; via the coding sequence ATGGGCGAGGTGGAGGTGCACGCGCTGCGCGGCGTCGACTTCGATCTGCGCGAGGGTGAGTTTCTCGTCCTCCTCGGCCCCTCGGGCAGCGGCAAATCCACGCTGCTCAACATCCTCGGCGGCCTCGACGTGCCCACCTCCGGTTCGGTGCGCTACCGGGATCGGGAGCTCGCCGCAGCGGACGAGGCGGGGCTCACCGCCTTCCGCCGCAAGCACGTAGGCTTCGTCTTCCAGTTCTACAACCTGATCGCCAGCCTCACCGCCCGGGAGAACGTGGCGCTGGTCACCGAGATCGCCGATCACCCGATGGCGCCGGAGGAGGCGCTCCGGCTGGTCGGCCTCGCGCACCGCCTCGATCATTTCCCCTCCCAGCTCTCCGGCGGCGAGCAGCAGCGCGTGGCCATCGCCCGCGCGGTGGCGAAGAACCCCGACATCCTGCTCTGCGACGAACCCACCGGCGCCCTGGACATCCACACCGGCAAGGTGGTGCTCGAGGCGCTGCGCCGGGCGAACCGGGAGCTCGGCACCGCCACCGCGGTGATCACCCACAACGCCGCCATCGCGAAGATGGCGGACCGCGTGGTCTCGATCGCCGACGGCCGAATCGCCCACGAAGAGCGCAATTTGCATCCCCTCGGCCCGGCGGAGATCGAGTGGTGA